In the Nicotiana tabacum cultivar K326 chromosome 16, ASM71507v2, whole genome shotgun sequence genome, one interval contains:
- the LOC142170378 gene encoding uncharacterized protein LOC142170378 — MPAKRKYTRRASATSQGTTTNAAQEEDTPAQEVAPGSVPSASDMDVRGAIQLLTQIVATQAQREGTSDVHEMAYQLKDVANTLYEIWEESREEDADPSTKKEFADAFLEHFLPIKVLEAKALEFERLRQNDMSVNEYYLKFVSLAKYAPEMVRDMRARVRRFVLGLSDDLIADANIAAQNNDMTITKMVDFVQGNEDRLKEEERQQGHFLRDCPSTKQNNGGNVAQSTNSAAHHNSQVEQGRGAAKSNNVGSGRNSLYALADRQDTEARGDVVTEKLCEPFEVFTPVGESVIARCIYMGCPVKVHHRLTVADLVELEMLDFDVIMGMDWLESCYAKVGCRTKIVSFEFPGEPVLEWKGDAVTPRGRFISYLKARKKISKGYIYHLVRVKDTDAEIPTLQSVPIVNEFPEVFPEDLPGVPPDREINFGIDLLPGTKPISIPPYRMAPIDLKELKVYSETDHAEHLRIVLQTLQDHKLYAKFSKCEFWLRSVAFLGYVISGEGVKVDFQKIEVVKNWPRPTSVSDIRSFLGLARYYRHFVEHGKVIAYVSRQLKAHEKNYPTHDLELAAVVFALKIWRHYLYGVYVDIFIDHKSLQYIFKQRKLNLRQRRWLELLKDYDVDILYHTGKANVVADALSRRSMGRLAHVKADKRPMMKEVHRLSNLGVQLLDSEDSGVVLQNRVESSLVAEVKEK; from the exons atgccTGCAAAAAGAAAGTACACCAGGAGGGCCTCAGCTACAAGCCAGGGGACCACAACTAATGCTGCTCAGGAGGAGGACACTCCGGCGCAGGAGGTTGCACCAGGATCAGTGCCCAGTGCTTCAGACATGGATGTTAGGGGAGCTATCCAGTTGCTCACCCAGATTGTTGCTACTCAGGCTCAAAGGGAGGGAACAAGTGATGTTCATGAGATGG CGTACCAGCTGAAGGATGTTGCCAACACATTGTATGAAATATGGGAAGAGTCCCGAGAAGAGGATGCGGATCCTTCGACTAAGAAGGAGTTTGCAGATGCGTTCCTTGAGCACTTTCTGCCCATTAAAGTCTTGGAAGCTAAGGCTTTGGAGTTTGAGAGACTCAGACAAAATGATATGAGTGTGAATGAGTACTACCTCAAGTTTGTCTCTCTGGCCAAGTATGCTCCAGAAATGGTACGTGATATGAGGGCCAGGGTTAGGCGGTTTGTGTTGGGGCTTTCAGATGATTTGATTGCTGATGCTAATATAGCTGCTCAGAATAATGACATGACCATCACTAAGATGGTTGACTTTGTTCAAGGGAACGAAGACAGGTTGAAGGAAGAAGAGCG TCAGCAGGGCCACTTCTTGAGGGATTGTCCATCGACAAAGCAGAACAATGGAGGCAACGTAGCTCAGTCCACTAATTCAGCAGCCCATCATAACTCTCAGGTCGAACAAGGGCGCGGTGCAGCAAAGTCTAATAATGTAGGCAGTGGTCGAAACAGCTTGTATGCACTGGCAGACCGTCAGGATACAGAGGCTCGtggagatgttgtcacag AAAAGTTGTGTGAACCCTTTGAAGTGTTCACTCCAGTTGGAGAATCAGTTATAGCAAGGTGTATCTATATGGGATGTCCAGTCAAAGTGCATCATCGTCTTACTGTAGCAGACTTAGTAGAATTGGAGATGTTAGACTTCGATGTGatcatgggcatggattggttagagTCATGTTATGCCAAAGTGGGTTGTAGAACCAAAATAGTAAGTTTTGAATTTCCCGGTGAACCAGTCTTAGAATGGAAGGGTGATGCAGTAACACCtaggggtaggtttatttcctatcttaaagcCAGAAAGAAGATCTCCAAGGGATATATCTATCACTTGGTTCGAGTTAAGGATACAGATGCTGAGATCCCCACTCTCCAATCGGTACCAATTGTAAATGAGTTTCCAGAAGTGTTTCCCGAAGATCTCCCTGGAGTCCCTCCCGATAGAGAGATTAACTTTGGAATTGATCTACTTCCAGGCACTAAGCCgatatctattccaccttatagaatggctcCAATAGACTTGAAAGAATTAAAAGTCTA TAGCGAGACTGACCATGCAGAACATCTCAGAATTGTGTTGCAGACACTGCAGGATCACAagctatatgcaaaattttctaagtgtgaattctggttgagaTCAGTAGCATTTTTGGGCTATGTCATCTCAGGGGAAGGCGTGAAGGTGGACTTTCAGAAAATAGAGgtagtgaagaattggcctagacccacctcTGTATCCGAtataagaagtttcttgggtctaGCAAGATATTATAGGCATTTCGTAGAG CATGGTAAAGTCATAGCCTACGTGTCGAGGCAACTCAAggctcacgagaagaattatccgactcATGATCTTGAATTAGCAGCTGTGGTGTTTGCGCTtaagatctggcgccattatttgtatggggtatATGTTGACATTTTTATAGATCACAAGAGTCTCCAGTACATATTCAAGCAAAGAAAATTAAATCTACGTCAGAGAAGGTGGCTCGAattacttaaagattatgatgttgATATCCTCTATCATACGGGGAAGGCAAATGTTGTAGCTGATGCTCTCAGTAGGCGTTCTATGGGAAGGTTAGCTCACGTTAAGGCAGACAAGCGACCTATGATGAAGGAAGTCCACCGCTTATCAAATCTAGGAGTTCAACTTTTGGACTCCGAAGATAGTGGCGTTGTTCTCCAGAACAGGGTTGAatcctccttagtagccgaagtaaaagaaaaatag